Proteins encoded by one window of Paroedura picta isolate Pp20150507F chromosome 11, Ppicta_v3.0, whole genome shotgun sequence:
- the LOC143820965 gene encoding sterile alpha motif domain-containing protein 9-like: MGKKRAKTKSVKKNDQQNLPEKIDDWTKEHVKQWVTDELKIEEKHGNTLLQQEVTGTSLKLLQMQHLIAMGITYGPAIQIMHALKEKDDPGEGTSKVPSKEPSTETLAAKSSMKNRDGGRMEENAQGKSKSTDIYESSELAKTESPQPAIQETIDNVTGPEEDKKSFPNQQTCLPYPFDDFHSGHRYIQQHVLSIPETGPLNLIEPAHEFKLFANAIENATEENLKMKFCNEVFRFAAACMNSRTNGTIHLGVQDKPHGEIVGVKVENKDIYVSYFNTMIKKYFECVVDVAKECIREPRFVEVLQQNNTASSTFVIEVDVIPKHSCCQSKYFPSKIYNYKANKWESCFFIRDGASSKNLPEQNKERNSFISKLDKLAALRKEAEEEYREKRRKRDCEGHKLVSLLTGNNDLLDDSHYDWYILVLNKCHPSDITHVNFLQEINLFAVLEFDPESASSGVVKAFRENRAANLHIPNKYQKPGKLASETIEELNLYQQPSWVFCNGMSHLRGEELQPLDPKLWQQQRAAEVRKLISFLSHPDIMPRGKVLVVFLLLSKVEDPIDPMIEVFCMFYQELRGLDDMLCICIGKKTYQCWKDLLQARSIEPDALANRCISNLSLDMVNGTILKLRSVTQTSQRFLPSKGFSSTVLPKKEEDCMTALEILCENECKDTEIEKDKDRFSKFKKSQEEHFYRGGKVSWWNFYFSSENYSLPFIKRDTYDKLKELIESESQLLKQSPTTIINLYHHPGCGGTTLAMHILWEMRKKFRCAVLKNKTLDFAEIGTQLTTLITYGTSNQFDYLPVLLLVDNFEEQENVYLLQRAIQSAVTEKGIRYENPLVIILNCTRSQNPGGSSKSNSLNSIALKQNLSVKEQRAFEEKLKEIEDQYENPEDFYSFMIMKTNFDQQYIDNVVKNTLKGLDITSKQAQLIAFLALLNSYVTESTISVSQCEEFLGISTKKAYWGRESLEDKMGNCSNIIIQTEVQECGRYKGVRISHSLIAKQCLEEFNHTYKFTKSEITLSLLQNNLFYDTGIGRDKIQQDVQSMLLTRHRKEHGDDTDTLFSPLIEAIQKEERGTEVVQVLTEGTQRFSQNVFLSQALARHFYIKEKNFGHALEWALKARKGAPNNSYISDTLGQVYKSEIKYWLEANAQKSIISVDVLRDLLNLAKNASEAFKVSQQQTENKESEREDYQRTKYKRRYEIYNTSGYLGEIETGLYTIEILEYIPLFSEKDELSRKHLIHFLSGNQGIPKSTWNTRSEEYRLILEEYGSYLSALQGSFKKAFDFFENYFVFLKPMNPEKEIVELKTRKKVQELFKKYVEIFCKSDMEQLMNSKLSSSLQVENYRKSLEGSKADKFSGLLEHLGNHEKSRSKLEDIVKKYSVLLAQSSTKSLQRDKQNFILANIILHCLNPKSKTVRPFSELKEQLRTILQSLGPEHRFAEPYFLASLLFWPENQKQLDKDSKQMEKYLTLLRKAFNGQYWQMCRSKQPIALFYLGKSSYMNKFIHKGKIDSFLCSKNLSALWQSGELWKKENVKDLLLRLTGKAEDNLVYVDYGTEEDIRIPARPVFLGQLKSGRSIERVSFYLGFSIGGLIASDIEII; this comes from the coding sequence GGCTAAAACCAAAAGTGTTAAGAAAAATGACCAGCAAAATTTGCCTGAAAAAATTGATGACTGGACAAAAGAACATGTGAAACAATGGGTGACAGATGAACTTAAGATTGAGGAGAAACATGGTAATACCCTTCTTCAGCAAGAAGTGACAGGCACCAGTTTGAAGCTCTTGCAAATGCAACATCTCATTGCTATGGGGATAACCTATGGCCCAGCCATACAAATTATGCATGCACTAAAAGAGAAAGATGATCCAGGAGAGGGCACTAGCAAAGTTCCCAGTAAAGAACCCAGCACAGAGACTCTTGCTGCTAAATCTTCCATGAAAAACAGAGATGGAGGAAGAATGGAAGAAAATGCCCAAGGAAAATCAAAGTCAACTGATATTTATGAATCATCGGAACTTGCAAAAACTGAATCACCACAGCCTGCCATTCAAGAAACAATAGACAATGTCACTGGCCCAGAAGAGGACAAAAAATCATTTCCAAACCAACAAACGTGCCTACCATATCCTTTCGATGACTTCCACAGCGGCCACCGTTATATACAACAACATGTTCTCAGCATTCCTGAGACAGGGCCACTTAACCTCATTGAGCCAGCTCACGAGTTTAAACTTTTTGCAAATGCAATTGAGAATGCAACTGAAGAGAATCTGAAGATGAAATTTTGCAATGAGGTTTTCAGATTTGCTGCAGCCTGCATGAATTCTCGCACCAATGGCACTATCCATTTAGGAGTACAGGACAAACCTCATGGGGAAATTGTTGGAGTGAAAGTTGAAAACAAAGATATATATGTTTCCTATTTTAATACCATGataaagaaatattttgaatGTGTTGTGGATGTTGCAAAAGAATGCATTAGGGAACCTAGGTTTGTGGAAGTATTACAGCAAAATAATACTGCCTCGTCTACCTTTGTCATTGAAGTAGATGTGATACCAAAGCATTCTTGTTGTCAATCTAAATATTTCCCTAGTAAGATATACAATTACAAAGCAAACAAATGGGAGTCATGTTTTTTTATAAGGGATGGCGCGTCTTCTAAAAATCTCCCTGAACAGAATAAAGAACGTAATTCATTTATATCCAAGTTGGACAAATTAGCAGCTTTGCGGAAGGAAGCTGAGGAAGAATATCgagaaaaaaggaggaagagagatTGTGAAGGTCACAAGCTAGTGAGCCTACTCACTGGAAATAACGACTTGCTAGATGACTCTCATTATGACTGGTATATTTTAGTCTTGAACAAATGCCACCCATCTGATATAACACACGTGAACTTTTTGCAGGAAATAAACCTATTTGCTGTTCTAGAGTTTGATCCTGAGTCAGCAAGCAGCGGTGTGGTCAAAGCATTCAGAGAAAACAGAGCTGCAAACCTTCATATTCCAAATAAATACCAGAAGCCTGGGAAATTAGCTTCTGAAACAATTGAAGAGCTGAATTTGTATCAGCAACCAAGCTGGGTTTTCTGCAATGGTATGTCACACCTGAGGGGTGAAGAATTGCAGCCATTGGACCCTAAACTATGGCAGCAACAGAGGGCTGCAGAGGTCCGAAAACTGatttcatttctttcccatccagACATAATGCCAAGAGGGAAGGTTCTGGTTGTGTTTCTTCTGCTATCCAAAGTAGAGGATCCAATTGATCCCATGATTGaagtattttgtatgttttatcaAGAGCTTCGAGGACTTGATGACATGCTGTGTATTTGTATTGGGAAAAAAACTTACCAGTGCTGGAAAGACCTCTTGCAAGCCAGATCTATTGAACCAGATGCACTAGCAAACAGATGCATATCTAATCTGAGCCTGGACATGGTGAATGGTACTATCCTAAAATTAAGATCAGTGACACAAACCTCTCAGAGGTTTTTACCATCAAAAGGATTTTCTTCTACAGTTCTCCCAAAGAAAGAAGAAGACTGCATGACAGCGTTGGAAATACTCTGTGAAAATGAATGTAAAGACACAGAGATTGAGAAAGATAAGGATCGtttttctaaatttaaaaaatcccaagaaGAGCATTTTTATAGAGGTGGGAAAGTGTCTTGGTGGAATTTTTATTTCTCCTCTGAAAACTATAGTTTGCCTTTCATTAAGCGTGACACGTACGATAAACTCAAAGAGCTGATCGAATCAGAGTCCCAGCTCCTGAAACAATCTCCTACAACAATTATCAACCTCTACCATCATCCAGGCTGTGGCGGCACTACCTTGGCTATGCATATTCTCTgggagatgaggaagaaattTAGATGTGCtgttctgaaaaacaaaacacttgaTTTTGCAGAAATTGGAACACAATTGACCACCTTAATCACATATGGGACATCAAACCAGTTTGATTATTTGCCCGTTTTGCTTCTTGTGGATAACTTTGAAGAGCAAGAAAATGTTTACTTGTTGCAGCGTGCTATCCAGTCTGCTGTAACCGAAAAAGGTATTAGGTATGAAAATCCTCTGGTTATCATCTTAAATTGCACGCGGTCACAGAATCCTGGAGGAAGTTCAAAGAGCAATAGTCTGAACAGTATTGCTCTGAAGCAAAATCTAAGTGTGAAAGAACAAAGAGCTTTTGAAGAAAAACTGAAAGAAATTGAAGACCAGTATGAGAATCCTGaagatttttattcatttatgatTATGAAAACAAATTTTGATCAGCAGTACATTGACAATGTAGTCAAGAACACGTTGAAAGGTCTTGACATTACAAGCAAGCAAGCTCAACTTATTGCCTTTCTGGCACTGTTAAATTCTTATGTTACAGAGTCCACAATCTCAGTCTCACAATGTGAAGAATTTTTAGGAATTAGCACCAAAAAGGCTTACTGGGGTAGAGAAAGTTTAGAAGACAAGATGGGAAATTGCTCCAACATCATAATACAAACTGAAGTGCAGGAATGTGGCCGCTACAAGGGGGTACGGATCAGCCATTCACTCATTGCTAAACAATGTCTAGAAGAATTTAATCACACATACAAGTTTACTAAAAGTGAGATTACGCTTTCATTGttacaaaataatttattttatgacACTGGCATAGGGAGAGACAAAATACAGCAAGATGTGCAAAGCATGCTGCTTACAAGACACCGAAAGGAACATGGAGATGATACAGACACATTGTTTTCCCCATTAATTGAAGCCATTCAAAAAGAAGAACGAGGAACTGAAGTTGTACAGGTGTTAACAGAAGGAACCCAAAGATTTAGCCAGAATGTGTTTCTTAGTCAAGCCTTAGCAAGGCACTTCTACATTAAGGAGAAGAATTTTGGTCATGCCTTAGAGTGGGCATTGAAAGCAAGAAAAGGGGCACCTAACAATTCATATATATCAGACACTTTAGGCCAAGTTTATAAAAGTGAGATAAAGTATTGGCTTGAGGCAAATGCACAGAAATCTATCATAAGTGTTGATGTTCTGAGAGATTTGTTGAACCTTGCCAAGAATGCCTCAGAGGCATTTAAAGTATCCCAgcaacaaacagaaaacaaagagaGTGAAAGGGAAGATTATCAGCGTACAAAATACAAAAGAAGATATGAAATATATAATACATCTGGTTATCTGGGGGAAATAGAAACTGGGCTGTACACTATAGAAATTCTTGAATATATTCCTTTGTTCAGTGAAAAAGATGAACTCTCTAGAAAACATCTCATACACTTCTTATCAGGAAACCAGGGCATCCCAAAATCCACATGGAACACAAGAAGTGAAGAATATAGGTTGATCCTTGAAGAGTATGGGAGCTACTTAAGTGCTTTgcaaggaagttttaaaaaagcatttgacTTTTTTGAGAACTACTTTGTCTTTCTGAAACCAATGAACCCTGAAAAAGAAATCGTTGAGCTCAAAACACGGAAGAAAGTTCAAGAACTTTTCAAaaaatatgtagaaatattttgcaaGTCTGATATGGAGCAGTTAATGAACTCAAAGCTGAGTTCATCTTTGCAAGTGGAAAATTATAGAAAAAGTTTAGAGGGATCCAAAGCAGACAAGTTTTCTGGGCTTTTGGAACATCTCGGTAATCATGAAAAATCAAGAAGCAAACTGGAGGACATAGTAAAGAAGTATAGTGTTTTGCTTGCTCAGAGCTCTACCAAATCTCTGCAAAGAGATAAGCAGAATTTTATCTtggccaatatcattctccattgCCTCAATCCAAAATCCAAGACAGTGAGACCTTTTTCAGAGCTGAAAGAGCAGCTCAGAACAATCCTCCAGTCACTTGGCCCAGAGCACCGATTTGCAGAGCCATACTTCTTAGCTTCCTTGTTGTTCTGGCCTGAAAATCAAAAGCAGCTAGATAAAGATTCTAAGCAAATGGAAAAATATCTCACCTTATTAAGGAAGGCATTTAATGGGCAATACTGGCAAATGTGTCGTTCCAAGCAGCCTATAGCCCTTTTCTACCTTGGGAAAAGCAGCTATATGAACAAATTTATTCACAAAGGAAAAATCGACTCTTTTCTGTGCAGCAAAAACTTGAGCGCCTTATGGCAAAGTGGAGAGCTATGGAAAAAGGAGAATGTTAAAGACCTTTTGCTTCGGTTGACTGGCAAGGCAGAAGATAATCTTGTATATGTGGATTACGGCACCGAGGAAGACATTAGGATACCAGCACGGCCTGTTTTCTTGGGTCAGCTGAAGAGTGGCCGAAGCATAGAAAGAGTGtctttttatttgggtttttccaTTGGAGGCTTGATAGCCAGTGACATAGAGATCATTTAA